A genomic stretch from Bos javanicus breed banteng chromosome 3, ARS-OSU_banteng_1.0, whole genome shotgun sequence includes:
- the LRIF1 gene encoding ligand-dependent nuclear receptor-interacting factor 1 isoform X1, with translation MSNNPQRVFLKPTEEKSGNASHCVSGCMYQVVQTIGSDGKNLLQLLPIPNSSGNLMPLVQSSVMSDALKGNTGSPVQVTFQTQISSSSTSASVQLPIFQPASSSNYFLTRTVDTAEKVRVTSVGTENFTSSVSKVQSHGVKVDGLTMQTFAVSPSSTQNDSSYILVNTQNLPMTVKSPVLPSGHHLQIPAHAEVKSVPASSLPPSVQQKILATATTSTSGTVEPSQIPTVIYVSPVNTVKNVVTKNFQNIYPKPVTEIAKPMILNTTQIPMNVAKETQLKGGQHSQAAPVKWIFQENLQPCTPSLVPVKSSNNVASKILKTFVDRKNLGDNTVNMPPLSTISPTGTQSKSMPIKDNALVMFNGKVYLLAKKGTDVLPSLIDKQNSVSSDIPPRKDASQIVSSSPVTEISREVVNIVLAKSKSSQMETKSVSNTQLASMANLRAEKNKKVEKPSLSAPNPHSMNQSINYLKQSKTLFSKPVLPDGFSTGQNAPRKGNIIQSIEKISSSVDATTVTSQQCVFRDQEPKIQNEMASTLEKVTQERNDKNSSQRRSNKVSYLKSDAELKKIFGITKDLRVCLTRIAQQLGSGEGFDSISPLVKSETYKEAEFIVKEEGRKQSYSKLQQGIDKKRKAKTTKKMDHPKKRRTSSVNNTTINGGTNVTSSQLISSILPTSDVSNHNILTSCNKTREKNRTEVEHCTHGNQEKDILNSSTAFEQSHSFNKNYTEDIFPMTPPELEETIRDEKIRRLKQVLREKEAALEEMRKKMHQK, from the exons ATGTCCAATAACCCACAGAGGGTCTTCTTGAAACCTACAGAGGAAAAGTCAGGCAACGCCTCGCATTG tgtttcagGCTGCATGTACCAAGTAGTTCAGACGATTGGCTCGGATGGAAAAAACCTTCTGCAATTACTTCCAATTCCTAATTCCTCTGGAAATCTTATGCCACTAGTTCaatcttcagtcatgtctgatgctttgaaAGGGAATACAGGAAGTCCAGTTCAAGTTACTTTTCAGACTCAGATTTCCAGCTCTTCCACAAGTGCATCAGTTCAATTGCCCATTTTTCAGCCAGCCAGTTCTTCAAACTATTTTCTTACAAGAACAGTAGATACAGCAGAAAAAGTTAGAGTTACTTCTGTGGGGACTGAAAATTTTACCTCATCAGTTTCTAAAGTTCAGAGTCATGGTGTGAAAGTTGATGGACTCACCATGCAAACATTTGCTGTTTCTCCCTCTTCAACACAAAATGATTCATCTTACATTTTAGTAAATACCCAGAATCTCCCAATGACTGTGAAGTCTCCGGTTTTGCCTTCTGGGCATCATTTACAGATTCCAGCCCATGCTGAAGTGAAATCTGTACCAGCGTCATCATTGCCTCCTTCAGTTCAGCAAAAGATACTTGCAACTGCCACCACAAGTACCTCAGGAACAGTTGAGCCCTCCCAAATACCTACTGTTATTTATGTATCTCCTGTAAATACAGTGAAAAATGTAGTTACCAAGAACTTTCAAAACATTTACCCAAAACCTGTTACAGAAATAGCAAAGCCAATGATATTAAACACCACACAGATTCCAATGAATGTTGCTAAAGAGACACAGTTAAAAGGTGGTCAGCATTCTCAAGCTGCTCCAGTGAAATggatttttcaagaaaatctaCAGCCTTGCACTCCATCTCTTGTTCCTGTTAAATCTTCAAATAATGTGGcttcaaagattttaaaaacttttgtagaTAGAAAAAATTTGGGAGATAATACTGTAAATATGCCACCATTGAGTACCATCAGTCCTACTGGGACACAATCCAAAAGTATGCCTATTAAAGATAATGCTTTGGTTATGTTTAATGGGAAAGTCTATCTCTTGGCTAAAAAGGGGACAGATGTTTTGCCATCACTAATTGACAAACAGAATTCAGTTTCTTCTGATATTCCACCAAGAAAAGATGCATCACAGATAGTGAGCTCAAGTCCAGTCACAGAAATATCCAGAGAGGTTGTAAATATTGTTTTGGCTAAAAGTAAATCTTCCCAGATGGAGACAAAATCAGTTTCAAATACTCAGCTTGCTTCCATGGCCAATTTAAGGGCAGAGAAGAATAAGAAAGTGGAGAAACCATCTCTTTCTGCCCCAAACCCACATAGTATGAACCAATCTATTAACTACTTAAAGCAGAGTAAGACTTTATTCTCAAAGCCAGTCTTACCAGATGGATTTAGTACAGGACAAAATGCCCCCAGGAAAGGAAATATCATCCAGAGCATAGAGAAAATAAGTTCCTCTGTTGATGCAACAACTGTTACTTCACAACAGTGTGTTTTCAGAGACCAAGAACCAAAG ATCCAGAATGAGATGGCATCAACATTAGAAAAAGTTActcaagaaagaaatgacaagaaCAGTTCTCAACGAAGAAGCAATAAAGTGTCATATCTGAAGAGTGATGCTGAACTTAAAAAGATATTTGGTATCACTAAAGATTTGAGAGTGTGCCTTACTCGGATTGCTCAGCAGTTGGGCTCTGGAGAAGGTTTTGATTCCATTAGCCCTTTGGTGAAGAGTGAAACTTACAAAGAGGCAGAGTTTATagtgaaggaggaagggagaaaacag tctTACTCAAAACTGCAGCAGGGTATtgataagaaaagaaaagcaaaaaccacTAAGAAGATGGATCACCCAAAGAAGAGAAGAACCAGTAGTGTTAATAACACAACTATAAATGGAGGAACTAATGTCACCAGTTCCCAGCTCATTAGCAGTATTTTACCAACTTCAGATGTGTCAAACCATAACATCCTCACAAGCtgcaacaaaaccagagaaaaaaatagaactgagGTAGAGCACTGTACTCATGGAAACCAAGAAAAAGACATATTGAACTCAAGTACAGCTTTTGAACAAAGCCAttcctttaataaaaattatactgaAGATATTTTCCCAATGACACCACCAGAGTTAGAAGAAACCATTAGAGATGAAAAGATACGAAGACTTAAGCAAGTgctgagagagaaagaagcagctCTTGAAGAAATGCGTAAGAAGATGCATCAGAAATAA
- the LRIF1 gene encoding ligand-dependent nuclear receptor-interacting factor 1 isoform X2, translating to MVSRKPWEENVIRKDVSGCMYQVVQTIGSDGKNLLQLLPIPNSSGNLMPLVQSSVMSDALKGNTGSPVQVTFQTQISSSSTSASVQLPIFQPASSSNYFLTRTVDTAEKVRVTSVGTENFTSSVSKVQSHGVKVDGLTMQTFAVSPSSTQNDSSYILVNTQNLPMTVKSPVLPSGHHLQIPAHAEVKSVPASSLPPSVQQKILATATTSTSGTVEPSQIPTVIYVSPVNTVKNVVTKNFQNIYPKPVTEIAKPMILNTTQIPMNVAKETQLKGGQHSQAAPVKWIFQENLQPCTPSLVPVKSSNNVASKILKTFVDRKNLGDNTVNMPPLSTISPTGTQSKSMPIKDNALVMFNGKVYLLAKKGTDVLPSLIDKQNSVSSDIPPRKDASQIVSSSPVTEISREVVNIVLAKSKSSQMETKSVSNTQLASMANLRAEKNKKVEKPSLSAPNPHSMNQSINYLKQSKTLFSKPVLPDGFSTGQNAPRKGNIIQSIEKISSSVDATTVTSQQCVFRDQEPKIQNEMASTLEKVTQERNDKNSSQRRSNKVSYLKSDAELKKIFGITKDLRVCLTRIAQQLGSGEGFDSISPLVKSETYKEAEFIVKEEGRKQSYSKLQQGIDKKRKAKTTKKMDHPKKRRTSSVNNTTINGGTNVTSSQLISSILPTSDVSNHNILTSCNKTREKNRTEVEHCTHGNQEKDILNSSTAFEQSHSFNKNYTEDIFPMTPPELEETIRDEKIRRLKQVLREKEAALEEMRKKMHQK from the exons ATGGTATCTAGGAAGCCTTGGGAAGAAAATGTTATAAGAAAGGA tgtttcagGCTGCATGTACCAAGTAGTTCAGACGATTGGCTCGGATGGAAAAAACCTTCTGCAATTACTTCCAATTCCTAATTCCTCTGGAAATCTTATGCCACTAGTTCaatcttcagtcatgtctgatgctttgaaAGGGAATACAGGAAGTCCAGTTCAAGTTACTTTTCAGACTCAGATTTCCAGCTCTTCCACAAGTGCATCAGTTCAATTGCCCATTTTTCAGCCAGCCAGTTCTTCAAACTATTTTCTTACAAGAACAGTAGATACAGCAGAAAAAGTTAGAGTTACTTCTGTGGGGACTGAAAATTTTACCTCATCAGTTTCTAAAGTTCAGAGTCATGGTGTGAAAGTTGATGGACTCACCATGCAAACATTTGCTGTTTCTCCCTCTTCAACACAAAATGATTCATCTTACATTTTAGTAAATACCCAGAATCTCCCAATGACTGTGAAGTCTCCGGTTTTGCCTTCTGGGCATCATTTACAGATTCCAGCCCATGCTGAAGTGAAATCTGTACCAGCGTCATCATTGCCTCCTTCAGTTCAGCAAAAGATACTTGCAACTGCCACCACAAGTACCTCAGGAACAGTTGAGCCCTCCCAAATACCTACTGTTATTTATGTATCTCCTGTAAATACAGTGAAAAATGTAGTTACCAAGAACTTTCAAAACATTTACCCAAAACCTGTTACAGAAATAGCAAAGCCAATGATATTAAACACCACACAGATTCCAATGAATGTTGCTAAAGAGACACAGTTAAAAGGTGGTCAGCATTCTCAAGCTGCTCCAGTGAAATggatttttcaagaaaatctaCAGCCTTGCACTCCATCTCTTGTTCCTGTTAAATCTTCAAATAATGTGGcttcaaagattttaaaaacttttgtagaTAGAAAAAATTTGGGAGATAATACTGTAAATATGCCACCATTGAGTACCATCAGTCCTACTGGGACACAATCCAAAAGTATGCCTATTAAAGATAATGCTTTGGTTATGTTTAATGGGAAAGTCTATCTCTTGGCTAAAAAGGGGACAGATGTTTTGCCATCACTAATTGACAAACAGAATTCAGTTTCTTCTGATATTCCACCAAGAAAAGATGCATCACAGATAGTGAGCTCAAGTCCAGTCACAGAAATATCCAGAGAGGTTGTAAATATTGTTTTGGCTAAAAGTAAATCTTCCCAGATGGAGACAAAATCAGTTTCAAATACTCAGCTTGCTTCCATGGCCAATTTAAGGGCAGAGAAGAATAAGAAAGTGGAGAAACCATCTCTTTCTGCCCCAAACCCACATAGTATGAACCAATCTATTAACTACTTAAAGCAGAGTAAGACTTTATTCTCAAAGCCAGTCTTACCAGATGGATTTAGTACAGGACAAAATGCCCCCAGGAAAGGAAATATCATCCAGAGCATAGAGAAAATAAGTTCCTCTGTTGATGCAACAACTGTTACTTCACAACAGTGTGTTTTCAGAGACCAAGAACCAAAG ATCCAGAATGAGATGGCATCAACATTAGAAAAAGTTActcaagaaagaaatgacaagaaCAGTTCTCAACGAAGAAGCAATAAAGTGTCATATCTGAAGAGTGATGCTGAACTTAAAAAGATATTTGGTATCACTAAAGATTTGAGAGTGTGCCTTACTCGGATTGCTCAGCAGTTGGGCTCTGGAGAAGGTTTTGATTCCATTAGCCCTTTGGTGAAGAGTGAAACTTACAAAGAGGCAGAGTTTATagtgaaggaggaagggagaaaacag tctTACTCAAAACTGCAGCAGGGTATtgataagaaaagaaaagcaaaaaccacTAAGAAGATGGATCACCCAAAGAAGAGAAGAACCAGTAGTGTTAATAACACAACTATAAATGGAGGAACTAATGTCACCAGTTCCCAGCTCATTAGCAGTATTTTACCAACTTCAGATGTGTCAAACCATAACATCCTCACAAGCtgcaacaaaaccagagaaaaaaatagaactgagGTAGAGCACTGTACTCATGGAAACCAAGAAAAAGACATATTGAACTCAAGTACAGCTTTTGAACAAAGCCAttcctttaataaaaattatactgaAGATATTTTCCCAATGACACCACCAGAGTTAGAAGAAACCATTAGAGATGAAAAGATACGAAGACTTAAGCAAGTgctgagagagaaagaagcagctCTTGAAGAAATGCGTAAGAAGATGCATCAGAAATAA
- the LRIF1 gene encoding ligand-dependent nuclear receptor-interacting factor 1 isoform X3, whose protein sequence is MYQVVQTIGSDGKNLLQLLPIPNSSGNLMPLVQSSVMSDALKGNTGSPVQVTFQTQISSSSTSASVQLPIFQPASSSNYFLTRTVDTAEKVRVTSVGTENFTSSVSKVQSHGVKVDGLTMQTFAVSPSSTQNDSSYILVNTQNLPMTVKSPVLPSGHHLQIPAHAEVKSVPASSLPPSVQQKILATATTSTSGTVEPSQIPTVIYVSPVNTVKNVVTKNFQNIYPKPVTEIAKPMILNTTQIPMNVAKETQLKGGQHSQAAPVKWIFQENLQPCTPSLVPVKSSNNVASKILKTFVDRKNLGDNTVNMPPLSTISPTGTQSKSMPIKDNALVMFNGKVYLLAKKGTDVLPSLIDKQNSVSSDIPPRKDASQIVSSSPVTEISREVVNIVLAKSKSSQMETKSVSNTQLASMANLRAEKNKKVEKPSLSAPNPHSMNQSINYLKQSKTLFSKPVLPDGFSTGQNAPRKGNIIQSIEKISSSVDATTVTSQQCVFRDQEPKIQNEMASTLEKVTQERNDKNSSQRRSNKVSYLKSDAELKKIFGITKDLRVCLTRIAQQLGSGEGFDSISPLVKSETYKEAEFIVKEEGRKQSYSKLQQGIDKKRKAKTTKKMDHPKKRRTSSVNNTTINGGTNVTSSQLISSILPTSDVSNHNILTSCNKTREKNRTEVEHCTHGNQEKDILNSSTAFEQSHSFNKNYTEDIFPMTPPELEETIRDEKIRRLKQVLREKEAALEEMRKKMHQK, encoded by the exons ATGTACCAAGTAGTTCAGACGATTGGCTCGGATGGAAAAAACCTTCTGCAATTACTTCCAATTCCTAATTCCTCTGGAAATCTTATGCCACTAGTTCaatcttcagtcatgtctgatgctttgaaAGGGAATACAGGAAGTCCAGTTCAAGTTACTTTTCAGACTCAGATTTCCAGCTCTTCCACAAGTGCATCAGTTCAATTGCCCATTTTTCAGCCAGCCAGTTCTTCAAACTATTTTCTTACAAGAACAGTAGATACAGCAGAAAAAGTTAGAGTTACTTCTGTGGGGACTGAAAATTTTACCTCATCAGTTTCTAAAGTTCAGAGTCATGGTGTGAAAGTTGATGGACTCACCATGCAAACATTTGCTGTTTCTCCCTCTTCAACACAAAATGATTCATCTTACATTTTAGTAAATACCCAGAATCTCCCAATGACTGTGAAGTCTCCGGTTTTGCCTTCTGGGCATCATTTACAGATTCCAGCCCATGCTGAAGTGAAATCTGTACCAGCGTCATCATTGCCTCCTTCAGTTCAGCAAAAGATACTTGCAACTGCCACCACAAGTACCTCAGGAACAGTTGAGCCCTCCCAAATACCTACTGTTATTTATGTATCTCCTGTAAATACAGTGAAAAATGTAGTTACCAAGAACTTTCAAAACATTTACCCAAAACCTGTTACAGAAATAGCAAAGCCAATGATATTAAACACCACACAGATTCCAATGAATGTTGCTAAAGAGACACAGTTAAAAGGTGGTCAGCATTCTCAAGCTGCTCCAGTGAAATggatttttcaagaaaatctaCAGCCTTGCACTCCATCTCTTGTTCCTGTTAAATCTTCAAATAATGTGGcttcaaagattttaaaaacttttgtagaTAGAAAAAATTTGGGAGATAATACTGTAAATATGCCACCATTGAGTACCATCAGTCCTACTGGGACACAATCCAAAAGTATGCCTATTAAAGATAATGCTTTGGTTATGTTTAATGGGAAAGTCTATCTCTTGGCTAAAAAGGGGACAGATGTTTTGCCATCACTAATTGACAAACAGAATTCAGTTTCTTCTGATATTCCACCAAGAAAAGATGCATCACAGATAGTGAGCTCAAGTCCAGTCACAGAAATATCCAGAGAGGTTGTAAATATTGTTTTGGCTAAAAGTAAATCTTCCCAGATGGAGACAAAATCAGTTTCAAATACTCAGCTTGCTTCCATGGCCAATTTAAGGGCAGAGAAGAATAAGAAAGTGGAGAAACCATCTCTTTCTGCCCCAAACCCACATAGTATGAACCAATCTATTAACTACTTAAAGCAGAGTAAGACTTTATTCTCAAAGCCAGTCTTACCAGATGGATTTAGTACAGGACAAAATGCCCCCAGGAAAGGAAATATCATCCAGAGCATAGAGAAAATAAGTTCCTCTGTTGATGCAACAACTGTTACTTCACAACAGTGTGTTTTCAGAGACCAAGAACCAAAG ATCCAGAATGAGATGGCATCAACATTAGAAAAAGTTActcaagaaagaaatgacaagaaCAGTTCTCAACGAAGAAGCAATAAAGTGTCATATCTGAAGAGTGATGCTGAACTTAAAAAGATATTTGGTATCACTAAAGATTTGAGAGTGTGCCTTACTCGGATTGCTCAGCAGTTGGGCTCTGGAGAAGGTTTTGATTCCATTAGCCCTTTGGTGAAGAGTGAAACTTACAAAGAGGCAGAGTTTATagtgaaggaggaagggagaaaacag tctTACTCAAAACTGCAGCAGGGTATtgataagaaaagaaaagcaaaaaccacTAAGAAGATGGATCACCCAAAGAAGAGAAGAACCAGTAGTGTTAATAACACAACTATAAATGGAGGAACTAATGTCACCAGTTCCCAGCTCATTAGCAGTATTTTACCAACTTCAGATGTGTCAAACCATAACATCCTCACAAGCtgcaacaaaaccagagaaaaaaatagaactgagGTAGAGCACTGTACTCATGGAAACCAAGAAAAAGACATATTGAACTCAAGTACAGCTTTTGAACAAAGCCAttcctttaataaaaattatactgaAGATATTTTCCCAATGACACCACCAGAGTTAGAAGAAACCATTAGAGATGAAAAGATACGAAGACTTAAGCAAGTgctgagagagaaagaagcagctCTTGAAGAAATGCGTAAGAAGATGCATCAGAAATAA
- the LRIF1 gene encoding ligand-dependent nuclear receptor-interacting factor 1 isoform X4 — translation MASTLEKVTQERNDKNSSQRRSNKVSYLKSDAELKKIFGITKDLRVCLTRIAQQLGSGEGFDSISPLVKSETYKEAEFIVKEEGRKQSYSKLQQGIDKKRKAKTTKKMDHPKKRRTSSVNNTTINGGTNVTSSQLISSILPTSDVSNHNILTSCNKTREKNRTEVEHCTHGNQEKDILNSSTAFEQSHSFNKNYTEDIFPMTPPELEETIRDEKIRRLKQVLREKEAALEEMRKKMHQK, via the exons ATGGCATCAACATTAGAAAAAGTTActcaagaaagaaatgacaagaaCAGTTCTCAACGAAGAAGCAATAAAGTGTCATATCTGAAGAGTGATGCTGAACTTAAAAAGATATTTGGTATCACTAAAGATTTGAGAGTGTGCCTTACTCGGATTGCTCAGCAGTTGGGCTCTGGAGAAGGTTTTGATTCCATTAGCCCTTTGGTGAAGAGTGAAACTTACAAAGAGGCAGAGTTTATagtgaaggaggaagggagaaaacag tctTACTCAAAACTGCAGCAGGGTATtgataagaaaagaaaagcaaaaaccacTAAGAAGATGGATCACCCAAAGAAGAGAAGAACCAGTAGTGTTAATAACACAACTATAAATGGAGGAACTAATGTCACCAGTTCCCAGCTCATTAGCAGTATTTTACCAACTTCAGATGTGTCAAACCATAACATCCTCACAAGCtgcaacaaaaccagagaaaaaaatagaactgagGTAGAGCACTGTACTCATGGAAACCAAGAAAAAGACATATTGAACTCAAGTACAGCTTTTGAACAAAGCCAttcctttaataaaaattatactgaAGATATTTTCCCAATGACACCACCAGAGTTAGAAGAAACCATTAGAGATGAAAAGATACGAAGACTTAAGCAAGTgctgagagagaaagaagcagctCTTGAAGAAATGCGTAAGAAGATGCATCAGAAATAA